A window of Thermosynechococcus sp. NK55a contains these coding sequences:
- the rpiA gene encoding ribose-5-phosphate isomerase RpiA encodes MSDNAIQQMKQAVAKAAADRVASGMVVGLGTGSTTAFVIQFLGDRLRNGELSNIAGVPTSFQASVLAKKHGIPLVTLDDVEKLDIAIDGADEVDPAKNLIKGGGAAHTREKIVDSLAEQFLVVVDSSKLVQQLGSTFPVPVEVLPFAITPVTRALQALGGRPELRMGVKKDGPVVTDQGNLVLDVKFDDIPNPAELEKTINNIPGVVENGLFVNLADVILIGEILDGQPHVREMR; translated from the coding sequence ATGAGTGATAATGCAATTCAACAGATGAAGCAAGCTGTTGCCAAAGCCGCCGCCGATCGCGTGGCGTCGGGAATGGTGGTGGGCTTGGGGACAGGGTCAACCACGGCCTTTGTTATTCAGTTTTTGGGCGATCGCCTGCGCAATGGAGAGCTCAGTAACATCGCCGGTGTGCCCACCTCGTTTCAAGCCTCTGTCTTGGCCAAAAAGCATGGCATTCCCCTCGTCACCCTCGATGATGTGGAGAAACTCGACATTGCCATTGATGGTGCCGATGAAGTAGATCCCGCCAAAAACCTGATCAAAGGGGGCGGGGCAGCCCATACCCGTGAAAAAATCGTTGATTCCCTGGCAGAGCAGTTCTTGGTGGTGGTGGATAGTAGTAAACTGGTGCAGCAATTGGGTTCCACCTTCCCCGTACCGGTGGAAGTCTTACCCTTTGCTATCACTCCTGTCACCCGTGCCCTGCAGGCCCTGGGGGGGCGGCCGGAACTACGGATGGGGGTCAAAAAAGACGGCCCAGTGGTCACAGATCAAGGGAACCTTGTCCTTGATGTCAAGTTTGATGATATTCCTAACCCCGCTGAACTGGAGAAAACAATTAACAACATTCCCGGCGTTGTCGAAAATGGTCTTTTTGTCAACCTTGCTGATGTGATTCTCATTGGCGAAATCCTGGATGGCCAACCCCATGTGCGGGAAATGCGCTAA
- a CDS encoding alpha/beta hydrolase: MAIAPTKKKWQWFSLLGAAATIWTQTGLAAEQISLVYPPFGTFNIQVSDLATFAATGQASSDLKLLIQLLPSDQQANLREGLTTRMDLKPTTVSQFVNSPLGQSFLERIGQVIHADNDVNGGQALGKALTTAASSPSGITLLSVLQAFPGKSVKVNGELGLTAVGAFIRAVNQEQRAQDFIERLAQLQPRTSLPSGLYPAQKGPFQWQKQNMTFTNPNRTTGAIPADLYVPIGITAPAPLIVISHGLASDRTTFAYLAEHLASYGLAVLAVTHPGSDASRVGSFLSGAPLDYENLPKDWAQRPLDLKFGIDAVAALVQKNPALKIDTKNVGLFGHSMGGFTVLAAAGGTVDWNAVKQRCLAAANDLFIFNISLPLQCRSLGLSDAPSTLVDPRVKSVIAVNPVSSMLIDERGMANIKVPVLIVSSSKDVFAPPLEEQILPFTWLQAEPKYLAMLVPGTHFSALGVSEAGVLPVPNDLIGPNPQLAQPFFKGVSAAFFGVFNQQNEQLRPFLSQTFVSQVAQPTFQAYWVDRINPQQLQEVLAGRIGAQPQR; this comes from the coding sequence ATGGCGATCGCGCCCACAAAGAAAAAATGGCAGTGGTTCTCCCTCTTGGGGGCAGCTGCAACCATTTGGACACAGACTGGACTTGCTGCCGAACAAATTAGCCTTGTTTATCCACCCTTTGGTACCTTCAACATTCAAGTGAGCGACCTTGCCACATTTGCGGCAACCGGTCAGGCTAGCTCGGATCTCAAACTTTTAATTCAGTTGCTCCCCAGTGATCAACAGGCCAACCTGCGGGAAGGCTTAACCACCCGCATGGACTTGAAACCCACCACCGTCAGCCAATTTGTCAACAGTCCCCTGGGTCAAAGCTTTTTAGAGCGTATCGGCCAAGTCATCCATGCCGATAATGATGTCAATGGTGGCCAGGCTCTTGGGAAAGCTCTGACAACCGCCGCCAGCTCTCCCTCAGGCATTACTTTACTCTCAGTGCTACAGGCCTTTCCCGGCAAGAGTGTGAAAGTCAATGGTGAATTGGGCCTAACGGCAGTGGGCGCTTTTATCCGTGCAGTGAATCAAGAACAGCGGGCGCAAGACTTTATCGAACGCTTGGCGCAACTCCAGCCAAGAACGTCGCTGCCCAGTGGTCTTTATCCTGCCCAGAAGGGGCCCTTCCAGTGGCAAAAGCAAAACATGACATTTACCAATCCCAATCGCACCACGGGCGCCATTCCCGCAGATCTCTATGTCCCAATAGGAATCACGGCGCCTGCGCCCCTGATTGTCATTTCCCATGGTTTAGCCTCAGACCGCACGACCTTTGCCTACTTGGCAGAGCACTTGGCCAGTTATGGACTGGCGGTCTTAGCAGTCACTCACCCCGGTTCCGATGCCAGTCGGGTTGGCAGTTTCCTCTCAGGGGCACCCCTCGACTACGAGAACTTGCCGAAGGACTGGGCGCAGCGTCCCCTCGATTTAAAGTTTGGGATAGATGCCGTGGCCGCTTTGGTTCAGAAAAACCCTGCCCTGAAAATTGACACCAAGAATGTTGGTCTCTTTGGTCACTCAATGGGGGGCTTTACGGTACTGGCGGCGGCGGGGGGTACCGTTGACTGGAATGCTGTTAAGCAACGCTGTTTAGCAGCAGCGAATGATCTTTTTATCTTTAATATCTCCCTGCCTCTGCAATGTCGTAGTCTCGGTCTGTCCGATGCGCCCTCTACATTGGTAGATCCACGGGTCAAATCTGTGATTGCCGTCAATCCAGTGAGCAGTATGCTGATTGACGAACGGGGTATGGCCAATATCAAGGTGCCTGTGCTCATTGTTTCCAGTAGCAAAGATGTCTTTGCGCCACCGCTAGAGGAGCAGATTTTGCCCTTTACATGGTTGCAGGCCGAGCCCAAGTATCTTGCCATGCTCGTTCCCGGTACCCACTTCTCGGCGCTAGGGGTCAGCGAAGCGGGGGTGTTGCCAGTACCTAATGATCTCATTGGCCCGAATCCCCAGTTGGCACAGCCCTTTTTCAAGGGGGTGAGTGCAGCCTTCTTTGGAGTCTTTAATCAACAGAATGAGCAATTGCGTCCCTTCTTGAGTCAAACGTTTGTTAGCCAAGTGGCGCAGCCAACCTTTCAAGCCTATTGGGTTGATCGCATTAATCCGCAGCAGTTACAGGAAGTGCTGGCGGGGCGCATTGGCGCTCAACCGCAAAGATAA
- a CDS encoding ABC transporter substrate-binding protein → MAPSPSSWICDGVPKNGRTYPNASGAHPPYENFGPDCAVCGLPREAMEPANRANSSKKSPLPLVAVALGVALLLMGGMGFLSYRLFLTNRENNPPSLSGRSTSGSQLVSKTTARNAAYISQGERILISEPNPQRVALKQEAALAFDRGDWALAIAKYQELVALDPNDPESRIYLNNARARQAGNPMTMAAVVPIGTSPDTAKEVLRGVAQYQEQFNASAPNRPLEVVIVNENSPNGVTSLAEDLINSSIQGVLGHGTDANSRAALQVYEQAGIAALSPLTTNVIPQGNSRVQVQTLSLNEKGKQLLNTYLDNAAQTLAEAVAKKVPHAKVALFYNSDSPYSNELKSKLTAVLPQFGAQVVQQRDVAAGFNANTAMTAARQAAANAVVLAFSRARVNEAVALAIANQTQTPPLQFFGSDQLYGPDLLIKGDSAINGMILAVPWSTNPNDPFAQQAAQAWRGQISWRTTTAYDATQALAQAMAKGGDRASTQQLLRQGVQIQGQTASGTFNRVPLVQAAPGPNGPKGSNYQFNPLSGI, encoded by the coding sequence ATGGCACCATCTCCCAGTTCTTGGATTTGCGACGGTGTGCCTAAAAACGGCAGAACCTACCCCAATGCCAGCGGTGCCCATCCGCCCTACGAAAATTTTGGCCCCGACTGTGCGGTGTGTGGGCTCCCCCGTGAGGCCATGGAGCCAGCGAACAGGGCCAATAGCAGCAAAAAATCGCCCCTGCCCCTCGTTGCTGTGGCCCTTGGGGTGGCTTTACTCCTGATGGGCGGCATGGGCTTCCTCAGTTATCGGCTGTTCTTGACCAACCGTGAGAATAACCCGCCATCGCTGTCGGGCCGATCGACCAGTGGCAGCCAACTGGTGAGCAAAACCACCGCCCGCAACGCCGCCTACATCAGTCAAGGGGAACGCATTCTCATCAGCGAACCCAATCCCCAGCGAGTAGCCCTCAAGCAGGAGGCCGCCCTTGCCTTTGATCGGGGAGACTGGGCGCTGGCGATCGCCAAATATCAAGAACTGGTTGCCCTCGATCCCAATGATCCAGAGTCACGCATTTATCTCAACAATGCCCGTGCTCGCCAAGCTGGCAACCCTATGACAATGGCTGCCGTTGTTCCCATTGGCACCAGTCCCGATACCGCCAAGGAAGTGCTGCGGGGTGTGGCTCAATACCAAGAACAGTTTAATGCCAGTGCACCTAATCGTCCCCTCGAAGTCGTCATTGTGAATGAAAACAGCCCCAACGGTGTGACCAGCTTGGCCGAGGATTTAATCAACAGTTCAATTCAAGGGGTACTGGGTCATGGGACCGACGCCAACAGTCGTGCAGCCCTACAGGTTTACGAACAAGCAGGGATTGCCGCTCTTTCTCCCCTGACCACAAATGTCATCCCCCAAGGCAACAGTAGGGTGCAGGTACAGACGCTATCCCTCAATGAAAAAGGGAAACAACTCCTCAACACCTACCTTGACAATGCCGCTCAGACCCTAGCTGAGGCTGTAGCGAAAAAAGTACCCCATGCTAAGGTGGCTCTTTTTTACAACAGCGATAGTCCCTATAGCAATGAACTGAAAAGCAAGTTGACAGCCGTCCTACCGCAGTTTGGTGCTCAGGTGGTGCAACAGAGGGATGTGGCCGCCGGCTTTAATGCCAACACGGCGATGACCGCGGCCCGGCAAGCGGCGGCCAATGCGGTGGTTTTGGCCTTCAGTCGCGCTCGAGTCAACGAGGCCGTTGCCCTGGCGATCGCCAATCAAACCCAGACTCCGCCACTACAATTCTTTGGGAGTGATCAACTCTACGGTCCCGATCTCTTGATCAAGGGAGATAGTGCCATCAATGGCATGATTTTGGCGGTGCCCTGGAGTACCAACCCCAATGATCCCTTTGCTCAGCAGGCGGCGCAAGCGTGGCGGGGTCAGATTAGCTGGCGCACCACGACGGCCTACGATGCCACCCAAGCCCTAGCCCAAGCCATGGCCAAAGGGGGCGATCGCGCCAGCACCCAGCAGCTCCTGCGCCAAGGAGTGCAAATTCAGGGGCAAACCGCCAGTGGTACCTTTAATCGGGTTCCTCTCGTCCAAGCGGCACCGGGGCCCAATGGCCCCAAGGGCTCCAACTACCAGTTCAATCCCCTCAGTGGCATCTAA
- a CDS encoding glycoside hydrolase family 57, translated as MAYPLHIAFIWHQHQPLYKSCRTGQYLLPWVRLHGTKDYLDLILILAKYPRLKQTVNLVPSLLLQIQDYVNGTALDPYLTATLTPVEQLTDQQRWFIIEHFFDAHHRTMIDPHPRYRELYEQRQTRGKTWCWQNWQPQDYGDLLAWHNLAWIDPLYWQEPEIAQWFSQGRDFSLSDRQRIIAKQREILGQIIPQHRALQQRGQIEVTTTPYTHPILPLLVDTDAAKVAVPNIALPQQRFQYPEDVPRHLRRARVLYEQFFGRSPRGLWPSEQSVSPAILEPIVEQGFEWICSDEAILGWTTGTYFHRNEAGVVQQADVLYQPYRLTTAKGDLNIVFRDHRLSDLIGFTYSAMAPEAAAADLLKQLEGIRQQLIAYENSGQTSLQQPWLVTIALDGENCWEYYPRDGLPFLERLYQGLSESEHFACVSVAEYLQHYPPRAVISGATLHSGSWIDGNFCTWIGDPVKNKAWEYLGAARQTLERHPEATETNNPAAWQALLAAEGSDWFWWFGEGHSSNHDAMFDQLFREHLMALYTALGEPIPEVLKEPLEVHEAKDTYPPQGFIHPEIDGGGDEQDWNFAGRIQIGGSRGTMHRQTLINRLWYGVDHLNIYLRLDAPTQKQPFGHEISAIHFCWYYPNRVTYNSPLSDLRDYPDEAPLNYLYHHQLVIDFENQQMTFKEAIANYQWQERPTHARYALGICLEVAIPWADLHLHPDCGLHLLIVLAQDGYYLDHLPPEQLLFLTTP; from the coding sequence GTGGCGTATCCTTTGCATATAGCCTTCATTTGGCACCAGCACCAACCCCTCTACAAAAGTTGTCGCACTGGTCAATACCTGCTTCCTTGGGTACGGCTCCATGGCACTAAGGATTACTTAGACCTGATCCTAATCCTCGCCAAATATCCCCGCCTCAAGCAAACCGTCAACCTTGTGCCCTCCCTGTTGCTCCAAATTCAGGATTATGTCAACGGGACGGCTCTGGATCCCTACCTGACAGCTACACTGACCCCGGTCGAGCAACTCACGGATCAACAGCGCTGGTTTATCATTGAGCATTTCTTTGATGCCCACCACCGCACCATGATTGATCCCCACCCCCGCTATCGTGAACTCTACGAGCAACGGCAAACTCGCGGGAAAACATGGTGTTGGCAAAATTGGCAGCCCCAGGATTATGGGGATTTGTTGGCTTGGCACAATTTAGCGTGGATTGATCCTCTGTATTGGCAGGAGCCAGAGATTGCCCAATGGTTCTCCCAAGGGCGGGATTTTAGCCTTAGCGATCGCCAGCGAATCATTGCCAAACAGCGGGAAATTCTTGGCCAAATCATCCCCCAGCATCGCGCCCTGCAACAGAGGGGTCAAATTGAAGTCACCACCACCCCCTACACCCACCCGATTTTGCCCCTCTTGGTGGATACCGATGCCGCAAAAGTGGCGGTTCCCAACATTGCCTTGCCCCAACAGCGGTTCCAATATCCCGAAGATGTTCCTCGGCATTTGCGGCGGGCCCGAGTTCTTTATGAACAATTCTTTGGGCGATCGCCCCGCGGACTGTGGCCGTCAGAGCAATCCGTAAGTCCAGCTATTCTTGAACCAATTGTCGAGCAAGGATTTGAGTGGATTTGTTCCGATGAAGCAATCTTGGGCTGGACAACGGGAACCTATTTTCACCGCAACGAAGCAGGGGTTGTCCAACAGGCTGATGTTCTTTACCAACCCTACCGCCTGACCACAGCCAAAGGGGATCTCAACATTGTCTTTCGTGATCACCGCCTCTCGGATTTGATTGGCTTTACCTACAGTGCCATGGCTCCCGAAGCAGCGGCAGCGGATTTACTCAAACAGCTTGAGGGCATTCGCCAGCAACTCATTGCCTATGAAAACAGCGGCCAGACCAGTTTACAACAGCCATGGCTAGTGACCATTGCCCTCGATGGTGAAAACTGCTGGGAATATTATCCCCGTGATGGCCTGCCCTTCTTAGAAAGGCTCTATCAAGGGCTGAGTGAGAGCGAGCACTTTGCCTGTGTTTCTGTGGCAGAGTATCTGCAACACTATCCCCCGCGGGCAGTGATTTCGGGCGCTACTCTCCACAGTGGCTCTTGGATTGATGGCAATTTCTGCACGTGGATTGGCGATCCGGTAAAAAACAAAGCTTGGGAGTATTTAGGGGCTGCCCGCCAAACCCTTGAACGTCACCCCGAAGCAACAGAAACAAACAATCCAGCGGCATGGCAAGCCCTTTTGGCGGCTGAAGGCTCTGACTGGTTCTGGTGGTTTGGTGAAGGCCACTCCTCGAACCACGATGCCATGTTTGATCAGCTTTTCCGTGAGCATTTGATGGCGCTCTACACAGCACTGGGGGAGCCGATTCCTGAGGTTCTCAAGGAGCCCTTAGAAGTTCACGAAGCCAAGGATACCTACCCGCCCCAAGGCTTTATTCACCCTGAGATTGATGGGGGCGGTGATGAGCAGGACTGGAACTTTGCCGGCCGGATTCAAATTGGTGGCAGCCGAGGGACGATGCACCGCCAAACCCTGATCAATCGCCTCTGGTATGGGGTGGATCACCTAAATATCTATCTACGTCTTGATGCCCCTACCCAGAAACAGCCCTTTGGCCATGAGATCAGTGCCATCCATTTTTGCTGGTACTACCCCAACAGGGTGACGTACAATAGCCCCCTCTCGGATCTGCGAGATTACCCCGATGAAGCACCCCTGAATTACCTGTACCACCATCAACTGGTCATTGACTTTGAAAACCAACAGATGACCTTCAAGGAAGCGATCGCCAACTATCAGTGGCAAGAGCGCCCCACCCATGCCCGCTATGCCTTGGGCATCTGCCTAGAAGTAGCGATTCCTTGGGCGGATCTGCACCTGCATCCCGATTGTGGTCTTCATCTACTGATTGTGTTGGCCCAGGATGGCTATTACTTGGATCATCTACCCCCAGAGCAACTGCTCTTTTTGACCACACCTTAG
- a CDS encoding fumarylacetoacetate hydrolase family protein: MVERFVRVQTTGGQIHYGTLQLNREVIIWDAAPWLHGQPTHQVLSPDRYQLLAPCSPSKIVAVGRNYVKHAAEMGDSVPPEPLIFLKPPTTVQAPGCPIWYPPQVQRLDYEGELAVIIGRRTRACPENEALEHIWGYTIANDVTARDLQQREQQWTRAKGFDTFCPLGPWIVREVPSDARLQTFINEAAPPVQSATIDQMVFSPAKLVSFISYVMTLLPGDVVLTGTPAGIGPLQVGDRVRVEIEGIGSLLSVVTTPETPWTPSLGRAY, translated from the coding sequence ATGGTGGAACGATTTGTGCGGGTGCAGACCACGGGGGGACAAATTCATTACGGCACACTGCAACTCAATCGTGAAGTGATTATTTGGGATGCAGCACCGTGGCTCCACGGCCAACCCACCCACCAAGTCCTCAGTCCCGATCGCTACCAACTGCTGGCTCCCTGCTCCCCCTCGAAAATCGTTGCTGTGGGGCGCAACTATGTCAAACACGCTGCGGAAATGGGCGATAGTGTTCCCCCTGAGCCATTGATTTTTCTGAAACCACCGACAACGGTTCAAGCCCCCGGCTGTCCCATTTGGTATCCGCCCCAAGTGCAGCGCCTGGACTATGAGGGGGAATTGGCGGTAATCATTGGTCGCCGTACCCGTGCCTGCCCTGAAAATGAAGCCCTTGAGCATATTTGGGGCTACACGATCGCCAACGATGTCACCGCTCGGGATCTGCAACAGCGGGAGCAGCAATGGACACGGGCTAAGGGGTTTGACACATTTTGCCCCCTAGGTCCTTGGATTGTGCGAGAGGTTCCCAGTGATGCGCGGTTGCAAACGTTTATTAATGAGGCGGCACCACCGGTCCAATCAGCAACAATTGATCAGATGGTTTTCTCACCCGCAAAGTTGGTGAGTTTCATTAGTTACGTGATGACGCTGCTGCCGGGAGATGTGGTATTGACGGGGACACCCGCAGGAATTGGTCCATTACAAGTGGGCGATCGCGTGCGCGTTGAGATAGAGGGCATTGGTAGCCTGCTTTCAGTAGTCACAACACCTGAGACCCCTTGGACACCCTCCTTGGGTCGCGCCTACTAG
- a CDS encoding tetratricopeptide repeat protein: MGIFGWRTASLLKKAWQLYQQQHWSKAQQCARQVIEQTPQPEAYYLLGLIAEQLAQPLEARTAYEQAIALDPWHAPSHYRLAVVLHDLLQQPAAALTHYQRALEVKPEWVEAHSNLGNAYLDLGDTEAAIACYQKALSLNPDLPTTLYNLGLCLHAQGKLTEATACYEQSLYLEPGQADVHNNLGSAYLELKNYAAAAVQFQAALGANPELLAAHYNLGYALHLQGNLAAARDRYQEVLLRDNKHPQALLQLGQICLTQGDFAAAISYYQRCLSVDPLNSAAQAGLATALLESGDPQAALLHFRQAVALDPQAVEVRLNLALVLLMLGHFREGWQEYEWRWQQSKGGLRSYPQPRWRGQSLAGKTLFVYSEQGLGDCIQFARLLPLLARRAQRVIFAAYPPLMRLCQTLPAIQVISTEDIPPEFDYHSPLLSLPGYLGIDQEHFPKFSPYFQLPAPRPHSMFNVAKPRIGLVWASHSQTCTTAQRSCPLEYFLPLLQELDVQWYSLQKERSPAEGESLRQAGVIDCQPYMGDFLDTALLIQQLDAVVTIDTAVAHLAGALGKPLWILLPFVADWRWFSQGSRSPWYPSAQLIRQPRRGDWPGAIAQLRSALQSHYRTRSNGIPN, from the coding sequence GTGGGTATCTTTGGGTGGCGGACTGCCTCGCTGCTAAAAAAGGCTTGGCAACTGTATCAACAACAGCACTGGAGCAAAGCACAGCAGTGTGCACGTCAAGTTATTGAACAGACGCCGCAGCCAGAGGCCTACTATCTATTGGGGTTAATTGCTGAACAACTGGCACAGCCCCTTGAGGCGCGGACAGCCTACGAGCAGGCGATCGCCCTTGATCCGTGGCATGCTCCTTCCCATTATCGCTTGGCAGTCGTTCTCCATGATTTGCTGCAGCAACCGGCGGCTGCCCTTACCCATTATCAACGTGCCCTTGAAGTCAAGCCGGAGTGGGTAGAAGCCCATAGCAACTTGGGAAATGCCTATCTGGACTTGGGGGATACTGAGGCAGCGATCGCCTGCTACCAAAAGGCTCTCTCCTTGAATCCCGACTTGCCCACGACCCTCTATAACTTGGGACTCTGTCTGCACGCCCAAGGCAAACTCACAGAAGCCACTGCCTGCTATGAACAGTCACTGTACCTTGAACCGGGTCAAGCGGATGTCCACAACAATCTGGGCAGTGCCTATTTAGAACTGAAGAACTATGCAGCCGCCGCTGTGCAGTTTCAAGCTGCCCTAGGTGCCAATCCAGAACTCTTAGCCGCCCACTACAACCTGGGCTACGCCCTCCATTTACAGGGCAACCTCGCCGCTGCTCGCGATCGCTACCAAGAAGTGCTGCTGCGGGATAACAAGCACCCCCAGGCGCTGTTGCAACTGGGTCAAATTTGCCTTACTCAAGGAGACTTTGCAGCGGCAATTAGTTATTACCAACGTTGTCTCAGTGTCGATCCCCTCAATAGTGCAGCCCAAGCAGGGTTGGCCACAGCCCTTCTGGAAAGCGGCGATCCTCAAGCTGCCCTCCTTCACTTTCGCCAAGCCGTTGCCCTTGACCCCCAAGCGGTGGAGGTGCGGCTCAATTTGGCCTTGGTCCTGCTCATGTTGGGGCACTTCCGGGAGGGATGGCAGGAATATGAGTGGCGCTGGCAGCAGTCCAAGGGGGGATTGCGTTCTTATCCCCAACCCCGCTGGCGAGGTCAGTCTCTGGCGGGAAAAACACTCTTTGTCTATAGTGAACAAGGCCTAGGGGACTGTATTCAGTTTGCACGCTTACTGCCTTTGCTGGCCCGCCGTGCCCAACGGGTGATTTTTGCTGCCTACCCCCCCTTGATGCGCCTCTGTCAAACCCTGCCCGCTATTCAGGTGATCAGTACTGAGGATATCCCGCCGGAGTTTGACTACCACAGCCCCCTGTTGAGTTTGCCTGGCTACTTAGGCATCGATCAAGAGCACTTTCCCAAGTTCAGTCCCTATTTTCAGTTACCCGCCCCCCGACCCCACAGTATGTTTAATGTGGCCAAACCGCGGATTGGTCTGGTTTGGGCCAGCCATAGTCAAACCTGCACCACAGCCCAGCGGTCCTGTCCCCTCGAGTACTTCCTGCCGCTGCTGCAGGAATTGGATGTCCAATGGTATAGCCTGCAAAAGGAGCGATCGCCGGCGGAGGGTGAATCCCTACGGCAGGCGGGGGTGATTGACTGCCAGCCCTATATGGGGGACTTTCTGGATACGGCGCTTTTGATCCAGCAGTTAGATGCCGTAGTTACCATTGACACAGCCGTGGCCCATCTAGCGGGTGCCCTGGGGAAACCCCTGTGGATTCTGTTGCCCTTTGTGGCAGATTGGCGGTGGTTCTCTCAGGGATCGCGATCGCCTTGGTATCCTTCAGCACAGCTCATTCGTCAACCCCGGCGCGGCGATTGGCCGGGGGCGATCGCTCAACTGCGCAGTGCCCTTCAATCCCACTATCGGACACGCAGCAATGGGATACCCAATTGA
- a CDS encoding 5'-nucleotidase: MGYPIEKKLVIAVASSALFDLGEADDVFRNEGTEKYRQFQRERKYDVLPKGVAFPFIRRFLNLNRAYPEQEPVEVVLLSRNDPDTGQRVFYSIQHYGLNITRAAFLGGKSPHPYIPAFNVSLFLSANATDVQQAIEAGYPAGMVIPSTITDHEEDAELRIAFDFDGVLADDEAEVVFRQGDLEQFQAHELQKADIPHNPGPLSDLFKKLSAFQQLEMVKEQQDASYRRLLRIAIVTARNILASERVVTTLNSWGVMPDETFFLGGIEKVRILRQLKPHIFFDDQRTHLESAAGAIPSVHVPFGVRNHGQT, encoded by the coding sequence ATGGGATACCCAATTGAAAAGAAATTAGTGATTGCGGTGGCCTCCAGTGCCCTCTTTGATTTGGGGGAGGCGGATGATGTCTTTCGCAATGAAGGGACCGAAAAGTACCGCCAATTTCAGCGAGAAAGGAAATATGATGTCTTGCCGAAGGGGGTGGCGTTTCCTTTTATTCGCCGCTTTCTGAATCTCAACCGTGCCTATCCCGAACAGGAGCCAGTGGAGGTGGTGCTCCTCTCTAGAAATGATCCGGACACAGGTCAGCGGGTCTTCTATTCAATTCAACACTACGGCCTCAATATCACCCGCGCCGCCTTTTTAGGGGGAAAATCTCCCCACCCCTACATTCCTGCCTTTAATGTGTCTCTGTTTCTTTCGGCAAATGCAACGGATGTGCAGCAGGCGATCGAGGCTGGTTATCCTGCAGGCATGGTCATTCCCTCCACCATCACCGATCACGAAGAGGATGCCGAGTTGCGGATTGCCTTTGACTTTGATGGCGTACTGGCGGATGATGAGGCCGAAGTGGTCTTTCGCCAAGGGGATCTCGAGCAATTTCAAGCCCATGAACTGCAAAAGGCCGATATTCCCCACAATCCAGGCCCCTTGAGTGATCTCTTCAAAAAACTGTCGGCCTTTCAACAGTTAGAGATGGTCAAAGAGCAACAGGATGCCAGCTATCGGAGGCTATTGCGAATTGCCATTGTCACTGCCCGCAATATCCTGGCCAGTGAGCGGGTGGTAACCACACTCAACAGTTGGGGAGTCATGCCCGATGAAACCTTTTTCCTAGGGGGTATCGAGAAAGTGCGCATTCTTCGGCAACTCAAACCCCACATTTTCTTCGACGATCAACGGACCCACCTGGAATCAGCAGCAGGAGCAATTCCCTCTGTGCACGTGCCCTTTGGTGTGCGCAATCATGGGCAGACTTGA
- the rpsF gene encoding 30S ribosomal protein S6, producing the protein MITRNYETLYIIRPDVGEEQLEQTISQFRAFLEEQGATKLKVQNRGKRRFAYPIKKLREGYYILMTYTAPGTAIAPLERAMRLNENILRFMTIVLEEETETEDAEEENPVLARA; encoded by the coding sequence ATGATCACACGTAACTACGAAACGCTTTATATTATTCGTCCTGATGTGGGCGAAGAGCAATTGGAGCAAACCATTAGCCAATTTCGCGCTTTTTTAGAAGAACAGGGCGCTACAAAGCTCAAGGTACAAAATCGCGGTAAGCGTCGGTTTGCCTATCCGATCAAGAAGCTGCGGGAGGGCTACTATATTCTGATGACCTATACCGCTCCGGGGACGGCGATCGCCCCCCTTGAACGCGCCATGCGCCTCAATGAAAATATTCTGCGCTTCATGACGATTGTCCTCGAAGAAGAGACTGAAACCGAAGACGCAGAAGAGGAAAATCCTGTGCTTGCCCGTGCCTAA
- the pgsA gene encoding CDP-diacylglycerol--glycerol-3-phosphate 3-phosphatidyltransferase has product MPVNLATTLTFARLLIVFVILGLLSFNDGAVYRWWGVSLFLVAALTDWLDGYIARRFNQVTDLGKVLDPLVDKLLILVPLLLCIAWAEVPAWSVALILFRELGIASWRVQQSHIQGANLWGKAKTVSQIVAVALLLAPLPPAWQGGILIAYGGAIALTLISGAVYLCG; this is encoded by the coding sequence ATGCCTGTGAACCTCGCCACCACGCTTACCTTTGCTCGCCTGTTGATCGTGTTCGTGATCCTAGGTTTGCTCTCCTTCAATGATGGAGCGGTCTACCGTTGGTGGGGGGTGAGTCTGTTTCTGGTGGCCGCCCTCACGGATTGGCTGGATGGCTACATTGCCCGCCGTTTCAATCAGGTGACGGATTTGGGCAAAGTGCTTGATCCGCTGGTGGATAAGCTGCTGATTCTTGTGCCTCTTTTGCTCTGTATTGCGTGGGCAGAGGTGCCTGCATGGTCAGTGGCGTTGATCCTCTTTCGGGAACTAGGAATTGCCAGCTGGCGGGTTCAGCAATCTCACATTCAGGGGGCGAACCTTTGGGGGAAAGCCAAAACCGTTAGCCAGATTGTGGCCGTGGCGTTGCTTCTGGCTCCCTTACCTCCTGCTTGGCAGGGGGGAATACTCATTGCTTATGGGGGGGCGATCGCCCTCACGCTGATTTCTGGAGCAGTTTATCTTTGCGGTTGA